A genomic segment from Pirellulales bacterium encodes:
- a CDS encoding sigma-70 family RNA polymerase sigma factor has protein sequence MSTDWNELVRREGPGVYSAAWRILGHEADTEDVVQNVFLEAHRLWCTRPTAEWIGILRSMATRRALDQLRRRRSFAATDELLTVPATDDPVANAIERELAARLAQVLADLPTREAEVFCLRFFEDFSYEQIAAQLGISGSAVSTALNKARTKLAVALERTCKGD, from the coding sequence TTGTCCACGGATTGGAACGAACTAGTTCGCCGAGAGGGGCCGGGCGTGTATAGCGCGGCATGGCGGATTCTCGGCCACGAGGCGGATACCGAGGACGTCGTGCAAAACGTCTTTCTCGAGGCGCACCGCTTGTGGTGTACGCGGCCGACTGCTGAATGGATTGGTATTTTGCGCTCCATGGCCACGCGCCGGGCGCTCGATCAATTGCGGCGGCGCCGGAGCTTTGCCGCGACGGACGAATTGCTGACCGTGCCGGCAACCGACGATCCCGTGGCCAATGCCATCGAGCGCGAATTGGCGGCACGCCTCGCGCAAGTTCTGGCAGACCTGCCGACACGCGAGGCCGAGGTGTTCTGCCTGCGGTTCTTCGAAGATTTCTCCTACGAACAAATTGCGGCCCAGCTAGGCATCAGCGGCAGCGCCGTTTCGACGGCACTGAATAAAGCGCGGACGAAGCTGGCGGTTGCGTTGGAACGAACGTGCAAGGGGGACTGA
- a CDS encoding dienelactone hydrolase family protein, with protein MSTPAIREEMLSLLGKADFNRRTFVVTSLAAGFALAVRPVSAETITTDDKGLVAGEVKIPVTDGEMPAYRAMPASGGPFPVVIVVQEIFGVHEHIKDICRRFAKLGYLAIAPELYARQGDVSNMENIAEIIAKVVSKVPDAQVMSDIDASVAWAKKSGKGNTAKLGITGFCWGGRITWLYSAHNPDVKAGVAWYGRLITNTDELHPKNPIDLVDALKAPVLGLYGGADQGIPVESVEKMQKALKDAGKPSEIVLYPDTPHGFYADYRPTYRQDKADDGWKRLLEWFKKNGVA; from the coding sequence ATGTCCACGCCAGCCATTCGCGAAGAAATGTTGAGCCTGTTGGGCAAAGCCGATTTCAACCGCCGCACGTTTGTCGTGACCTCGCTTGCCGCGGGGTTTGCCTTGGCCGTGCGTCCCGTATCCGCCGAGACGATCACGACCGATGACAAGGGACTGGTCGCGGGCGAAGTGAAGATTCCCGTCACGGACGGTGAGATGCCCGCCTATCGAGCGATGCCGGCCTCGGGCGGTCCTTTTCCCGTCGTGATCGTCGTGCAAGAAATTTTCGGCGTACATGAGCACATTAAGGATATCTGCCGCCGCTTCGCCAAGCTGGGCTATCTGGCCATCGCGCCGGAATTATACGCCCGGCAAGGCGATGTCTCGAACATGGAAAACATCGCAGAGATCATCGCCAAGGTCGTCTCGAAAGTTCCCGACGCGCAGGTCATGTCCGACATTGATGCGTCGGTCGCCTGGGCCAAGAAGTCAGGCAAGGGAAATACCGCGAAGCTCGGCATCACCGGCTTCTGCTGGGGCGGCCGCATCACGTGGCTCTATTCGGCCCACAATCCCGATGTGAAAGCAGGCGTCGCCTGGTACGGCCGACTGATCACCAACACCGACGAGTTGCATCCCAAGAACCCGATCGACCTGGTCGACGCGCTCAAGGCGCCGGTACTGGGTTTGTACGGCGGCGCGGACCAGGGCATCCCGGTCGAAAGCGTCGAGAAGATGCAGAAGGCGCTCAAGGACGCCGGCAAGCCCAGCGAGATCGTCCTCTACCCGGACACGCCGCACGGATTCTATGCCGACTATCGCCCAACCTATCGTCAAGACAAGGCGGACGACGGTTGGAAGCGTCTGCTCGAATGGTTCAAGAAAAACGGCGTGGCTTGA
- a CDS encoding alpha-amylase family protein — MRQLPPAALCGQRSSLILLFAFAIGPGLIVSAGEPIANPDTAGLPPRSVATAKPLRPIPEWVETHKRVGHLPGDLRMADEFVKAGYNVVTLNVLGRWDIVGPTADLYPAERVKEAEQYMRTHVERCHAAGAKAVFYMGPVQVPSGNDIFAKAHPDWLRFKADGQPDAVPNFVNIRSGYADWLLKQLEYVTREFHVDGYWFDGYAPVHLHTYDEATKKAFRDFSSGKEIPTRFDPVHDPVAKQYLDWHNAYFVDFADRMREAIRAANLDSIIYVNHSANRTWYFPDMYMGEYPIDYTSAVDISSVELYWDVPGDPLYQQFVYAFMQGITHERGAACWIQPSAHGISGISSRVEIQLRGLEGTPWGVYPEFVESTGREEYYKLHLENMKARDEWFTHSRAIPWLGIVASEQTRTLYAQGALPVYFSHTLGAFRSFMEKHIPTRVLTEHDLEDADLQGIRVLVLPNVACMSPRAAEVVRRFVAAGGGLIATFETSLYDENYQKRSDFALADLFRAQYQSTDTVSQRTENLYLSLAADHPIVNDPLIKSKQNTAWLNPGHPPEQGTLALIASAADVKPTDGGQVLATYRVNLPAERAKEPHPAIITSEFGRGRVVYFPASIDKGMFFYPDAYMRQMLAAAARWVARDDRPPIEVDGPLILTATYRQQADKKRTIVHLLNQGSSWGMHSIYQKLAPLPEELNKQWGFPNQSELRGTWPVREEVIPLSGIRVRCRQPGMTRATLEPGSIDLPIAKTDDGLEVIVNDLGMHAMVVFE; from the coding sequence ATGCGCCAACTTCCTCCCGCCGCACTCTGCGGTCAGCGTTCCTCGTTGATCCTATTGTTTGCGTTCGCCATAGGCCCTGGCCTTATAGTGTCAGCCGGTGAGCCAATCGCGAATCCCGACACGGCCGGCTTGCCACCGCGATCGGTAGCCACGGCAAAACCTCTGCGGCCGATTCCCGAATGGGTCGAAACGCACAAGCGCGTCGGCCATTTGCCAGGCGATTTGCGAATGGCCGACGAGTTCGTAAAAGCCGGCTACAACGTCGTCACGCTAAACGTGCTAGGACGCTGGGACATCGTCGGCCCCACGGCCGATCTCTATCCGGCTGAACGGGTCAAAGAGGCCGAGCAATACATGCGCACGCACGTCGAGCGTTGTCACGCCGCCGGCGCGAAAGCGGTGTTCTACATGGGACCGGTGCAGGTTCCGTCAGGCAATGACATCTTCGCCAAGGCACATCCCGATTGGCTGCGCTTCAAAGCTGATGGACAGCCTGACGCAGTTCCGAACTTTGTCAATATTCGCAGCGGCTATGCCGACTGGCTGCTCAAGCAACTCGAATATGTCACGCGCGAGTTCCACGTCGATGGATATTGGTTCGACGGCTACGCCCCGGTTCACCTGCATACTTACGACGAGGCCACGAAGAAAGCATTTCGCGATTTCTCGAGCGGAAAAGAGATTCCTACCCGTTTCGATCCGGTCCATGATCCGGTCGCCAAGCAGTATCTCGACTGGCACAACGCCTACTTTGTTGATTTCGCCGACCGCATGCGCGAGGCGATTCGTGCAGCGAACCTCGACTCGATCATCTATGTGAACCATTCGGCGAATCGCACGTGGTACTTTCCCGACATGTACATGGGAGAGTACCCGATCGATTACACAAGCGCCGTCGATATTTCCTCGGTCGAGTTGTACTGGGATGTGCCGGGCGATCCGCTGTATCAGCAATTCGTCTACGCGTTCATGCAAGGAATCACTCACGAGCGCGGCGCCGCATGCTGGATTCAACCCTCGGCCCATGGCATCTCGGGCATTTCCTCGCGCGTCGAGATTCAACTACGCGGCCTGGAAGGAACGCCCTGGGGCGTGTATCCCGAATTCGTCGAATCCACGGGGCGCGAAGAATACTACAAGCTGCATCTGGAGAATATGAAAGCCCGCGACGAGTGGTTTACGCACTCGCGCGCAATACCGTGGCTGGGCATCGTCGCCTCGGAGCAAACGCGCACGCTGTACGCGCAAGGAGCACTGCCCGTTTACTTTTCACACACGTTGGGCGCGTTCCGCTCGTTCATGGAAAAGCACATTCCCACCCGCGTGCTGACCGAGCACGATCTGGAGGATGCGGACCTGCAGGGCATTCGCGTACTGGTGCTGCCGAACGTCGCCTGCATGTCGCCGCGTGCCGCCGAAGTCGTGCGCCGCTTCGTCGCCGCCGGCGGCGGATTGATCGCCACGTTCGAAACCTCGCTGTACGACGAGAACTATCAAAAGCGATCCGATTTCGCTCTGGCCGATCTATTTCGCGCGCAATATCAATCGACAGATACCGTTAGCCAGCGGACCGAGAACTTGTATCTGTCGCTCGCAGCGGATCATCCGATCGTGAACGATCCGCTCATCAAATCGAAGCAGAACACAGCCTGGCTGAATCCCGGCCATCCGCCCGAGCAAGGGACGCTGGCCCTGATCGCGAGCGCCGCCGACGTGAAACCGACGGACGGCGGTCAGGTTCTGGCCACGTATCGCGTGAACCTTCCGGCGGAGCGTGCCAAGGAGCCTCATCCGGCGATCATCACCTCGGAGTTTGGCCGCGGCCGGGTCGTTTATTTCCCCGCCTCGATCGACAAGGGAATGTTCTTCTATCCGGACGCATACATGCGGCAAATGCTGGCCGCGGCGGCACGCTGGGTGGCACGCGATGACCGCCCGCCAATCGAGGTCGATGGTCCGCTGATCCTCACTGCGACCTATCGTCAGCAGGCGGACAAGAAACGCACAATCGTCCATCTGCTCAACCAGGGAAGTAGTTGGGGCATGCACTCGATCTATCAAAAGCTCGCGCCGCTCCCCGAAGAACTGAACAAGCAATGGGGCTTTCCGAATCAGTCCGAACTGCGCGGTACCTGGCCGGTGCGCGAGGAGGTGATTCCACTCTCAGGCATCCGCGTCCGCTGCCGCCAGCCCGGTATGACGCGGGCCACGCTCGAGCCGGGTTCGATCGATTTACCAATCGCCAAGACCGACGACGGTCTGGAAGTGATTGTCAACGACCTCGGCATGCACGCCATGGTGGTGTTCGAATGA
- a CDS encoding DUF1501 domain-containing protein: protein MLNLPGPHGDKQHPNRLSRRNFLQIGSLGAAGLTLPQLFAAEAQAGASKRHKSLILIYLVGGPPHLDMFDLKPDAPREVAGPFRPIKSNVPGIDICEHMPQLAQRMDRMAIVRSIADSQADHDAFQCFTGRDLRAGAASGAWPTVGATVARLQGAVTTDVPPYVSLCYPCTHPPYNEPGPGFLGVAHTPFRPLGDGRDDLVLRGITQDRLHDRHRLLSSVDRFRRETDARGMMSGLDAFTSQAMGVLTSSRLAEALDLSREEPQTVERYGTGDPKIFIDDNGAPRVPQSFLAARRLVEAGARVVTVNYSKWDWHGHPYGSCFDRCREDLVVFDRAFSALLDDLRDRGLENDVTVAVWGDFGRTPTINANVGRDHWPRVAFGLLAGGGLRMGQVIGATDRLGGEPIERPVKFAELFATLYHTLGIDATQVTVPDLSGRPQYLVAGDAQPLRELM from the coding sequence ATGCTGAACCTGCCAGGACCGCACGGCGACAAGCAGCATCCCAATCGCCTCTCGCGGCGAAACTTCTTGCAGATCGGCTCCCTGGGGGCGGCTGGGCTGACGTTGCCGCAACTCTTCGCCGCCGAAGCCCAGGCCGGTGCGAGCAAACGGCATAAGTCGCTGATCTTGATTTACCTCGTCGGGGGGCCGCCGCATCTGGACATGTTCGATTTGAAGCCCGACGCCCCGCGCGAAGTGGCCGGACCTTTCCGGCCGATCAAGTCCAACGTGCCAGGCATTGACATCTGTGAGCACATGCCGCAACTTGCTCAGCGCATGGACCGCATGGCGATCGTACGTTCGATTGCGGACTCCCAGGCGGATCACGATGCGTTTCAATGCTTTACGGGGCGCGACCTGCGCGCCGGTGCTGCGAGTGGTGCCTGGCCAACTGTCGGCGCAACCGTGGCTCGGCTGCAAGGTGCCGTGACGACCGACGTGCCCCCGTACGTCAGCCTTTGCTATCCGTGTACGCATCCGCCTTACAACGAACCAGGGCCGGGCTTTTTGGGCGTGGCGCACACGCCGTTTCGTCCTCTTGGAGATGGCCGCGACGACCTCGTCTTGCGTGGCATAACCCAAGACAGGCTGCACGATCGGCACCGGTTGCTGTCGAGCGTCGACCGGTTTCGTCGCGAGACGGATGCGCGTGGCATGATGTCGGGACTCGATGCTTTTACCTCGCAAGCGATGGGCGTGCTGACATCGTCCAGACTGGCCGAGGCGCTCGACCTGTCACGCGAAGAACCACAGACGGTCGAGCGCTACGGCACCGGCGATCCGAAAATATTCATCGATGACAACGGCGCGCCGCGCGTGCCGCAAAGTTTTCTCGCCGCGCGCCGCCTGGTCGAGGCCGGGGCGCGGGTCGTGACCGTGAATTACAGCAAATGGGACTGGCACGGCCATCCTTATGGATCGTGCTTCGACCGCTGCCGCGAAGATTTAGTCGTCTTCGATCGTGCCTTCTCGGCGCTATTGGATGACCTGCGTGACCGCGGATTGGAAAACGATGTCACCGTGGCCGTGTGGGGCGACTTCGGCCGTACCCCCACGATCAATGCGAACGTAGGACGCGATCATTGGCCGCGCGTCGCCTTTGGATTACTGGCCGGCGGCGGACTGCGCATGGGTCAGGTGATCGGCGCCACGGACCGTTTGGGCGGCGAGCCGATCGAGCGTCCGGTGAAATTCGCCGAACTATTCGCCACGCTCTATCACACGCTGGGCATCGACGCCACACAGGTCACCGTGCCCGACCTGTCAGGCCGGCCGCAATACTTGGTCGCCGGCGATGCGCAACCACTGCGCGAATTGATGTAG